A region of Deltaproteobacteria bacterium DNA encodes the following proteins:
- a CDS encoding glutathione S-transferase family protein: MKLYARRTSSNCQKVLWFLGEFGVDYELVATGGDAGGLDAPSYRALNPNGRVPTLVDGDVAIWESHTILRYLAAKLAPERFWVSDPAERSRFERWMDWSQAQLDAAFMDLFWGHWRTPAAQRNVAQNGLLLARCRHYMRILDRALAGRRFLLGDALSLADVPVGALMYRYTNLDVTDELLPNVARGYAALCEREPFRTHVMLPFDELKGCLAY; the protein is encoded by the coding sequence ATGAAGCTCTACGCGCGCCGCACTTCCTCGAACTGCCAGAAAGTGCTGTGGTTCCTTGGCGAGTTCGGCGTCGACTACGAGCTCGTCGCGACCGGTGGCGATGCGGGCGGGCTCGATGCGCCGTCCTATCGCGCGCTCAACCCGAACGGGCGCGTGCCAACGCTCGTGGATGGCGACGTCGCGATCTGGGAGTCGCACACCATCCTCCGGTACCTCGCGGCGAAGCTCGCACCCGAGCGCTTCTGGGTGAGTGACCCCGCCGAGCGCAGCCGCTTCGAGCGCTGGATGGACTGGTCGCAGGCGCAGCTCGACGCGGCGTTCATGGACCTGTTCTGGGGGCACTGGCGCACGCCCGCGGCGCAGCGAAACGTCGCGCAGAACGGGCTCCTGCTCGCGCGCTGCCGCCATTACATGCGCATCCTCGACCGTGCGCTCGCGGGGCGCCGCTTCTTGTTGGGCGACGCGCTGTCGCTCGCCGACGTTCCCGTCGGCGCGCTGATGTACCGCTACACCAACCTCGACGTCACGGATGAGCTGCTGCCGAACGTCGCGCGCGGGTATGCCGCGCTGTGCGAGCGCGAGCCCTTCCGCACGCACGTGATGCTGCCCTTCGACGAGCTGAAGGGGTGCCTGGCGTACTGA